One Gloeobacter morelensis MG652769 DNA window includes the following coding sequences:
- a CDS encoding NAD-dependent epimerase/dehydratase family protein: protein MQTALITGSAGLIGSEAVRFFAGLGFRVIGIDNDLRSYFFGPTASTAWNRDLLSEQFGEQYVHHSVDIRNQQAIEQIFCNYSSDIHLVIHTAAQPSHDWAAKEPHVDFTVNANGTLILLEATRQFAPEAVFIFTSTNKVYGDTPNFLPLLEQQTRWEIDAEHPYYRGIDETMSIDQSKHSLFGASKVAADILVQEYGRYFAMKTASFRGGCLTGPSHSGAQLHGFLAYLMKCTVTGAPYTIFGYKGKQVRDNIHSYDLVNAFWHFYKAPRVGEVYNIGGSRHSNCSMLEAIAISEELAGRKLEYRYSEENRSGDHIWYISDVAKFQGHYPEWHYKYDLRGILEELYTAQAARV, encoded by the coding sequence ATGCAGACAGCTCTTATCACCGGCTCCGCCGGACTTATCGGCTCCGAGGCCGTCCGCTTTTTCGCCGGGCTTGGCTTTCGCGTCATCGGCATCGACAACGACCTGCGCTCTTACTTTTTCGGACCCACCGCCTCGACCGCCTGGAACCGCGACTTGCTAAGCGAGCAGTTCGGCGAACAGTACGTCCATCACAGCGTCGATATCCGTAACCAGCAGGCCATCGAACAGATTTTTTGCAACTACAGCAGCGATATTCATCTGGTCATCCACACCGCCGCCCAACCGAGTCACGATTGGGCCGCCAAAGAACCGCACGTCGATTTCACCGTCAACGCCAACGGCACGCTGATCTTGCTGGAGGCGACCCGCCAGTTTGCTCCCGAGGCAGTCTTTATCTTCACTTCGACCAACAAAGTTTACGGCGACACCCCCAACTTTTTGCCGCTGCTCGAGCAGCAAACGCGCTGGGAAATCGATGCCGAACATCCGTACTATCGCGGCATTGACGAGACGATGTCGATCGATCAATCCAAGCACTCGCTGTTCGGTGCTTCGAAGGTGGCGGCGGACATCCTGGTGCAGGAGTACGGCCGCTACTTTGCGATGAAGACGGCGAGCTTCCGGGGCGGGTGCCTGACCGGGCCGTCCCACTCCGGCGCACAGCTGCACGGCTTTTTGGCCTACCTGATGAAGTGCACAGTCACCGGCGCGCCCTACACGATCTTTGGCTACAAGGGCAAGCAGGTGCGCGACAACATCCACAGCTATGACCTGGTCAATGCGTTTTGGCATTTTTACAAGGCGCCGCGGGTGGGCGAAGTTTACAACATCGGCGGTTCGCGCCACAGCAACTGCTCGATGTTGGAGGCCATTGCCATCAGCGAGGAGTTGGCCGGCCGCAAACTGGAGTATCGCTACAGCGAGGAGAACCGCTCGGGGGACCACATCTGGTACATCTCGGATGTGGCCAAGTTTCAGGGGCACTATCCGGAGTGGCACTACAAATACGACCTGCGCGGCATCCTCGAAGAACTCTACACCGCCCAGGCGGCGCGCGTTTAA
- a CDS encoding exosortase/archaeosortase family protein, which yields MTVKNSRPMPLEASLWWLLLAAVGGCFAPVLLACALLWAEGGGLENRAVALVAAGYLLLRNRAMLLEAAVSPVFEAAGLACLLGGLLLVQLPALSVQSLAFCFALAGLALLRWGSAGLARLAKPLIIVTLAMLASGLADSWLPRYTPVVLWLQQLVAGLAAYALWMAGFAVEWQQTVIRLGDTGGVEVNATCSGVRSLLEVGVLATAAIFTLSRRSHRDNGFYLALCAALVIALNAVRVLLLAVASVYWGRPLFDALHEGWGAQLYSGGISAATILFTCWYFRWNPFDTPKTGL from the coding sequence ATGACCGTCAAAAACTCCCGTCCCATGCCTTTGGAGGCTTCGCTGTGGTGGTTGCTGCTCGCCGCCGTGGGGGGGTGCTTTGCGCCGGTATTGCTCGCCTGCGCGCTGCTTTGGGCAGAAGGCGGCGGCTTGGAGAATCGGGCGGTCGCCTTGGTTGCCGCAGGCTATCTATTGCTGCGCAACCGGGCAATGCTTCTCGAAGCGGCGGTCTCGCCTGTATTTGAGGCTGCTGGTCTGGCCTGCCTGCTGGGGGGGCTGCTGCTGGTGCAGCTACCGGCATTGAGTGTGCAGAGTCTGGCCTTTTGTTTCGCCCTCGCGGGGCTGGCGCTGTTGCGCTGGGGGAGTGCGGGCCTGGCACGGCTCGCCAAGCCGCTCATCATCGTTACCCTGGCGATGCTCGCGAGCGGTCTTGCCGACAGCTGGCTGCCCCGCTACACGCCGGTGGTCCTCTGGTTGCAGCAGCTGGTGGCGGGGCTTGCGGCTTACGCGCTCTGGATGGCGGGCTTTGCCGTCGAGTGGCAGCAGACGGTGATCCGCCTGGGCGATACGGGCGGTGTCGAGGTGAACGCCACCTGCTCAGGGGTGCGCAGTCTGCTCGAAGTTGGGGTGCTCGCCACCGCCGCCATCTTCACCCTCTCGCGGCGCTCCCACCGGGACAATGGGTTCTACCTGGCGCTGTGCGCGGCCCTGGTGATAGCCCTCAACGCCGTGCGTGTGCTGCTGCTTGCCGTGGCAAGCGTTTACTGGGGTCGGCCGCTCTTCGACGCGCTGCACGAAGGTTGGGGTGCCCAGCTTTACAGCGGCGGCATCAGCGCCGCCACGATCCTGTTCACCTGCTGGTATTTTCGGTGGAATCCCTTCGACACTCCCAAAACCGGTTTGTGA
- a CDS encoding glycosyltransferase family 4 protein has translation MRITFVIPFLNPTGGIRVVLDYANALHRLGHRVQVVHPLWPYRFHHSRPRQLRVFARHLLTGNRLGWFDLEAPLVQVPRIADAHLPEADIVVATAWPTAYDVACLEAAKGRKIYFIQLYEIDSGPVDQVDGSYRLPLAPVAVSSHLAEWIEVRFGRRCLGVIPPGVDPAVFYAGGRVEPLTVVMPYHPDARKGGEDGLAALRLLKGRLPGLKVRLFGHRRPTDFDGAWMSFERQPTAGRLRALYAESAALLYPSRFEGFGLPPLEAMRCGCAVVTTRVGELPRLLSDGCDALLVPPQDGAAMARCLERVLVDEALRAALVACALERSQGFLLERGVQRWLAVLEKPTGDPG, from the coding sequence GTGCGGATCACCTTTGTGATTCCCTTTTTAAATCCCACCGGCGGCATCCGGGTGGTGCTCGACTATGCCAACGCCCTGCACCGCCTGGGGCATCGCGTGCAGGTCGTCCATCCGCTCTGGCCCTACCGCTTTCACCACAGCCGCCCCCGGCAACTGCGGGTGTTTGCCCGCCACCTGCTCACCGGTAACCGGCTGGGCTGGTTCGACCTCGAAGCGCCGCTGGTGCAAGTGCCGCGGATTGCCGATGCCCATCTGCCCGAAGCCGATATAGTAGTGGCGACGGCCTGGCCCACCGCCTACGATGTCGCCTGTCTGGAAGCGGCCAAGGGCCGGAAAATCTACTTTATTCAGCTCTACGAAATCGACAGCGGCCCTGTAGATCAGGTGGACGGCAGCTACCGGCTGCCCCTGGCACCGGTGGCTGTCTCCAGCCACCTGGCCGAATGGATCGAGGTGCGCTTCGGCCGCCGCTGCCTCGGGGTGATCCCGCCGGGGGTGGACCCGGCGGTCTTCTATGCGGGCGGGCGGGTGGAACCGCTCACGGTGGTGATGCCCTACCATCCCGACGCGCGCAAGGGCGGCGAGGATGGCCTGGCCGCCCTGCGGCTGCTCAAAGGGCGCTTGCCGGGGCTCAAAGTGCGGCTTTTCGGCCACCGGCGGCCGACGGATTTTGATGGGGCGTGGATGAGCTTTGAGCGGCAACCGACGGCCGGGCGGCTCAGAGCGCTGTACGCCGAGAGTGCCGCTTTGCTCTACCCGAGCCGCTTCGAGGGCTTCGGACTGCCGCCGCTGGAGGCGATGCGCTGCGGTTGTGCGGTGGTGACCACCCGGGTAGGGGAATTGCCGCGCTTGCTAAGTGACGGCTGCGACGCGCTTTTGGTGCCTCCCCAGGATGGGGCTGCGATGGCGCGGTGCCTTGAGCGGGTCCTGGTGGACGAGGCTTTACGCGCTGCGCTGGTGGCCTGTGCGCTGGAGCGATCGCAGGGGTTTTTGCTGGAGCGGGGGGTACAGCGGTGGCTCGCGGTACTGGAAAAACCGACGGGCGATCCTGGCTGA
- a CDS encoding NB-ARC domain-containing protein produces MQTLKAGRQRGYVLTENGWRKLQAKMRDWEFRTGVRCTARKLALQAQLAGLPGMHHNTVKRILDRKEGVDSSSIGLLFQVFELTLEAGDCVYARLPEADGPATRVDCSEAIDVTHFCGRTEELALLRRWIVEERCRVVSLLGMGGIGKTALAARFVEGQRSAFERVIWRSLRNAPPVEQILSEVLRFLEERPEVEAPSHLDGKLHRVLQLMRQQRCLLVLDNIETVLREGNWAGHYREGYEGYGELLRSAGEIAHQSCLLVTGREKPRELSALEGYALPVRSLALPGLGETEGRQVFQSRGAFFGSEADWRTLIDHYAGNPLALKMVAPTVQELFEGHIGALVDLIRGGMALFGDIEELLQKQFNRLSEPERSVAFWLAVERAPTTFARLRECFVSPAAQPQLVEVLRSLSRRSLIEKTGEGFTLQPVVLEFVTNRLIDRVCQEIMAGEVGLLESHALLNARGRDYLREAQLRLIVEPTVHRLLALGGGKNALEERLRQVLSRLLHGGGAGYAAGNLLNVLVHLGTDLRGWNFSGLTIRQADLREACLRETDFAGSRFIRSAFADHFCGVLALAFSPDGRWLAMADTRGEVRLCLVQSREQRFVCAGHSGWVEGLAFSPDSEVLASASLDGTIRLWQVVAGQLQATLTGHSRGVRSVAFSPDGHLIASGSLDGTIKLWDAQSGQCRLTLTGHRNVVASVVWSLDGRCLASGSNDGTVKLWGVQSGRCLRTLRGHTDEVWSVALGPDGRTLLSGSSDRTLRMWDTHAGACKQALSGHQDKVRTVAWSLDGQRLASGSWDATVRVWDVDGRCQSILRGHTGIVRSVAFAPDGGLLATGSIDQTVKLWDLQSGQCVYSFKGHSGGVAAVAVGGQGTLASGDADHRVRIWSTADGRCTRVLSGHTHPIWSVAFAPGGATLASASADHAVRLWDRASGRCTRILQGHTSWVWSVAFSPDGRRLASGGADRTVRLWDPATGQCLRTSIEADHRVLTVAFMPDGLTLAGSVDQAVRLWDAATGRCLRTLAGHTSWIWSLATSADGRLMATGSADRSVRIWEVATGRCLKHLEDHGGWVWSVAISPDERRLAVGSMDGTIRLWSFPEGNLLRSMACESAVRSIAFESHGQVLIAGCEDGAIRFWSVACGECLQVLRAPGPHADMDISGAVGLSEAQRASLIALGAVEHPGGGGS; encoded by the coding sequence ATGCAGACCTTGAAAGCCGGCCGCCAGCGAGGATACGTCTTAACGGAGAATGGCTGGCGCAAGTTGCAGGCCAAAATGCGCGATTGGGAGTTCAGGACCGGTGTGCGCTGCACTGCCCGCAAGCTTGCGTTGCAGGCGCAGTTGGCCGGCTTGCCGGGAATGCATCACAACACCGTCAAGCGCATTCTGGATCGCAAAGAGGGAGTAGATTCCAGTTCCATCGGTCTGCTGTTTCAAGTTTTTGAGCTGACCCTTGAAGCTGGCGACTGCGTTTATGCCCGCCTGCCGGAAGCCGACGGCCCAGCGACGCGCGTGGACTGCAGCGAAGCGATCGATGTGACCCACTTTTGCGGGCGCACCGAAGAGTTGGCCCTGTTGCGCCGCTGGATTGTCGAGGAGCGCTGCCGGGTGGTGAGCCTGCTGGGAATGGGCGGCATCGGCAAGACCGCCCTGGCGGCCCGGTTTGTCGAGGGGCAGCGCTCGGCCTTCGAGCGCGTCATCTGGCGTTCGCTGCGCAACGCGCCGCCTGTCGAGCAGATCCTTTCGGAGGTGCTCCGTTTTCTAGAGGAAAGGCCCGAGGTCGAGGCACCGTCCCACCTCGACGGCAAACTGCACCGGGTCCTGCAACTGATGCGCCAGCAGCGCTGCCTGCTGGTGCTCGACAACATCGAGACGGTGCTGCGGGAGGGCAACTGGGCCGGGCACTACCGCGAAGGCTACGAAGGGTACGGCGAGCTGTTGCGCAGCGCGGGCGAAATCGCCCACCAGAGTTGCCTGCTGGTGACCGGTCGGGAAAAGCCCCGCGAGTTGAGCGCTCTGGAGGGCTATGCCCTGCCGGTGCGCTCTCTGGCGCTTCCTGGTCTGGGAGAGACCGAGGGCCGCCAGGTGTTTCAGAGCCGGGGCGCTTTTTTTGGGTCCGAAGCGGACTGGCGCACGCTGATTGACCATTACGCCGGCAATCCTCTGGCTTTGAAGATGGTCGCTCCGACGGTGCAGGAGCTTTTCGAGGGCCACATCGGCGCACTGGTCGATCTGATTCGAGGCGGAATGGCACTTTTTGGCGACATCGAGGAGTTGCTGCAAAAACAGTTCAACCGTCTTTCGGAACCTGAGCGGTCCGTGGCCTTCTGGTTGGCGGTGGAGCGCGCGCCGACCACCTTCGCCCGCTTGCGCGAGTGCTTCGTCTCGCCTGCCGCCCAGCCACAGCTGGTGGAGGTGCTCCGCTCCCTCAGCCGCCGCTCGCTCATCGAAAAAACCGGCGAGGGCTTCACGCTGCAACCGGTGGTCCTGGAGTTTGTCACCAACCGGCTGATCGACCGGGTCTGCCAGGAAATCATGGCTGGCGAGGTCGGGCTGCTCGAGAGCCATGCCCTGCTCAATGCCCGGGGTAGAGACTACCTGCGCGAGGCGCAGTTGCGGCTGATTGTTGAACCGACCGTCCACCGTCTGCTGGCGCTAGGCGGCGGCAAAAACGCCCTCGAAGAGCGCCTCAGGCAAGTTCTCTCCCGTCTTCTGCACGGCGGTGGGGCAGGCTACGCCGCGGGCAACCTGCTCAATGTGCTGGTGCACCTGGGAACCGACCTGCGCGGCTGGAATTTTTCCGGCCTCACCATCCGCCAGGCCGATCTGCGGGAGGCTTGCCTGCGCGAAACCGACTTTGCCGGCAGCCGTTTTATCCGCAGCGCCTTTGCGGATCATTTTTGCGGCGTTCTGGCGCTCGCCTTCAGCCCGGACGGTCGCTGGCTCGCCATGGCCGACACGCGCGGCGAGGTGCGCCTGTGCCTGGTGCAAAGCCGGGAGCAGCGCTTTGTCTGTGCGGGTCACAGCGGTTGGGTCGAGGGTCTTGCCTTCAGCCCGGACAGCGAGGTGCTGGCAAGCGCCAGTCTCGACGGCACCATCCGGCTGTGGCAAGTGGTCGCAGGCCAACTGCAAGCTACCCTCACCGGCCACAGTAGAGGGGTGCGCTCGGTCGCCTTTTCCCCCGATGGTCACCTGATCGCCAGCGGCAGCCTCGATGGCACCATCAAGCTGTGGGACGCCCAGAGCGGCCAGTGTCGGCTCACCCTGACCGGTCACCGCAATGTGGTGGCATCGGTCGTCTGGAGCCTGGACGGGCGGTGCCTGGCCAGCGGCAGCAACGACGGCACGGTCAAATTGTGGGGCGTCCAGAGCGGCCGTTGCCTGCGCACGCTGCGCGGACATACCGACGAGGTCTGGTCGGTGGCCCTCGGTCCCGACGGCCGCACGTTGCTCAGCGGCAGTTCGGACCGGACGCTGCGGATGTGGGATACCCACGCCGGTGCCTGCAAACAGGCACTGTCCGGTCACCAGGACAAAGTGCGCACAGTCGCGTGGAGCCTGGATGGGCAACGCCTGGCCAGCGGCAGTTGGGACGCCACCGTCCGGGTGTGGGATGTCGACGGCCGGTGCCAATCGATCCTGCGCGGCCACACCGGGATCGTCCGGTCGGTCGCCTTTGCCCCGGATGGTGGCCTGCTTGCCACGGGCAGCATCGACCAGACCGTCAAGCTGTGGGATTTGCAAAGCGGCCAGTGTGTGTATTCGTTCAAGGGCCACAGCGGCGGCGTCGCCGCCGTCGCCGTCGGCGGCCAGGGAACGCTCGCAAGCGGTGACGCCGACCACCGCGTGCGGATCTGGAGCACCGCGGACGGTCGATGTACGCGGGTATTGAGCGGACATACCCACCCGATCTGGTCGGTGGCCTTTGCGCCGGGCGGCGCCACCCTGGCCAGTGCCAGCGCGGATCATGCGGTGCGGCTATGGGATAGGGCGAGTGGCCGGTGCACCCGCATCCTGCAGGGACACACCAGCTGGGTCTGGTCGGTGGCCTTCAGTCCCGACGGTCGCCGGTTGGCGAGCGGCGGCGCCGACCGGACCGTCAGGCTGTGGGACCCCGCCACCGGCCAATGCCTCAGAACGAGCATAGAAGCCGATCACCGGGTCTTGACCGTCGCCTTTATGCCCGACGGTCTCACCCTGGCGGGTAGCGTCGATCAGGCCGTGCGGCTGTGGGATGCGGCCACCGGTCGGTGCCTGAGAACCCTCGCGGGCCACACCAGCTGGATCTGGTCGCTCGCCACCAGTGCGGACGGCCGCCTGATGGCCACCGGCAGCGCCGACCGCAGCGTGCGGATCTGGGAGGTGGCCACTGGTCGCTGCCTGAAGCACCTGGAGGATCACGGCGGCTGGGTCTGGTCGGTGGCCATCAGCCCCGACGAGCGCCGATTGGCCGTCGGCAGCATGGACGGCACCATCCGCCTCTGGAGCTTTCCCGAGGGCAATCTGCTGCGGTCTATGGCCTGTGAAAGCGCCGTGCGTTCGATCGCTTTTGAGAGCCACGGCCAGGTACTCATCGCCGGTTGCGAAGATGGAGCGATCCGCTTCTGGTCGGTAGCTTGCGGCGAGTGCCTGCAGGTGCTGCGCGCCCCCGGCCCCCACGCCGACATGGATATTTCCGGAGCTGTCGGTCTGAGTGAAGCCCAGCGCGCCTCCCTGATTGCCCTTGGAGCGGTGGAGCACCCGGGCGGCGGTGGAAGCTGA
- a CDS encoding IS4 family transposase, with protein sequence MMPAFYQTFFAHLLTARQSLFLHLLVATLQTHKQLALGKLSQALPLPITADSRKRALQRFLTLDKLNIFEAWFPLVLYLVLTHFSKTTTLKLAIDRTDWWHYNVLTVALVWHRHALPLNWTLLDHPGNSNLEDQQLLLSPVLSLLSAYRVVVLGDREFCSVKLANWLRSRKAGFCLRLKISEYIRQQGADFRSLKSLELQPGMSMFLGGVRVTKNRKNKGFEPFNIACIWKRKIRNMQPGEGWYILTDRPKLHEALELYADRWGIEVWHKDVKSCGYHLEEVRVSQERMMRVLLLASIAWSAAMLNGLQLERIGVDKYTGRVQEKQRRLRRHSPFRVGQYAWHWAQAVLGLGDWLDNLIDTCRNKARDYRRGLRAARLMLSVT encoded by the coding sequence ATGATGCCTGCATTCTACCAGACCTTCTTCGCACACCTGCTCACTGCGCGACAGTCTCTGTTTTTGCATTTGCTTGTCGCCACTTTGCAAACCCACAAACAGCTCGCCTTGGGCAAACTCTCCCAGGCACTGCCGCTGCCGATCACTGCCGACAGTCGCAAGCGCGCTCTCCAACGCTTTCTCACCCTCGACAAACTCAATATTTTCGAGGCTTGGTTCCCATTGGTTTTGTACCTGGTACTGACCCACTTTTCCAAGACAACCACACTCAAACTGGCGATCGACCGCACCGACTGGTGGCACTACAACGTGCTGACAGTGGCCCTGGTGTGGCATAGACATGCCTTGCCACTCAATTGGACCTTGCTCGACCATCCTGGCAACAGTAACCTCGAAGACCAACAACTGTTACTCTCACCGGTTCTGTCTCTACTTTCTGCCTATCGCGTCGTGGTGTTGGGGGACAGAGAGTTTTGCAGTGTCAAGCTGGCCAATTGGTTGCGCAGTCGAAAGGCCGGCTTTTGCTTGAGATTAAAAATCAGTGAATATATTCGACAACAAGGTGCAGACTTTCGCTCGCTAAAGTCTTTGGAACTACAACCTGGAATGTCGATGTTTCTTGGCGGAGTGCGCGTCACCAAAAATCGTAAAAACAAGGGATTCGAGCCGTTCAATATTGCTTGTATCTGGAAACGAAAAATCCGGAATATGCAACCGGGTGAAGGCTGGTATATTTTGACAGACCGGCCAAAGTTACACGAAGCACTTGAGCTGTATGCTGACCGTTGGGGAATCGAAGTTTGGCACAAAGACGTCAAATCCTGTGGCTACCATCTTGAAGAAGTACGCGTCAGTCAGGAACGGATGATGCGGGTACTGTTGTTAGCATCGATTGCCTGGAGTGCAGCGATGCTCAACGGTCTGCAACTGGAGCGAATAGGGGTGGACAAGTACACCGGCAGGGTTCAAGAAAAGCAGCGACGCTTGCGGCGTCACAGCCCTTTTCGGGTTGGCCAGTACGCTTGGCACTGGGCACAGGCGGTGCTGGGTTTGGGTGACTGGCTCGACAATTTGATAGACACCTGTAGGAACAAAGCCCGGGACTATCGACGCGGGTTGCGGGCTGCAAGGTTGATGCTGAGCGTCACGTAG
- a CDS encoding DoxX family membrane protein, with protein sequence MNCATLDTTLTATRIVLGVFFVLSGMANYLHFYESGGLLETLLSAKLRLWGLGFGGIGPLPAWMALPYAYLLPAAEIAAGTLFALGRWTKFAGALMLLMLSSFILAFGLFPAAGLFPSNESTWDKNVFIMINVWICVVWEEVKVRAGGLPPAASWRRPTAGTSDR encoded by the coding sequence ATGAATTGCGCGACCCTCGACACCACTTTGACCGCCACGCGTATCGTGCTGGGGGTATTTTTTGTTCTCTCAGGCATGGCGAACTATTTGCACTTTTACGAAAGCGGCGGTCTGCTCGAAACCTTACTCTCAGCCAAGTTACGGCTTTGGGGGTTGGGATTCGGCGGTATCGGCCCCTTGCCAGCCTGGATGGCACTCCCGTACGCCTACTTGCTGCCGGCGGCGGAAATCGCCGCCGGCACCCTGTTCGCCCTGGGTCGCTGGACAAAATTTGCCGGGGCGCTCATGCTGCTGATGCTGTCGAGCTTCATCCTGGCTTTCGGTTTGTTCCCGGCGGCGGGCCTCTTTCCCAGCAACGAATCGACCTGGGACAAAAACGTGTTCATCATGATCAACGTCTGGATCTGTGTGGTCTGGGAAGAGGTCAAGGTGCGGGCCGGGGGCCTGCCCCCGGCCGCTTCCTGGCGCAGGCCGACTGCCGGAACGTCTGATCGCTGA
- a CDS encoding DM13 domain-containing protein: MSKAVVALALALGTALAIAPAARSGSTGLVAQSAMSDSNPGATAVSVETQPLNLVSVDAKTTGTGRIVVENGKSYVQLSEDFTIGEAPAIRMTLYKDATPPQKTYDAKKYVDLGALVSRKGAQRYAIPANLKVKDYGSIAIWCKKFDVTLAYAKIDR; encoded by the coding sequence ATGTCCAAAGCTGTTGTTGCCCTCGCCCTTGCCCTGGGCACCGCCCTTGCGATCGCCCCAGCGGCCCGCTCCGGCTCCACCGGGCTGGTAGCGCAATCCGCCATGAGCGACTCCAACCCCGGCGCCACGGCGGTCTCTGTCGAAACCCAACCTTTAAACCTCGTCAGTGTGGACGCCAAAACCACCGGCACCGGACGGATCGTCGTCGAGAACGGCAAGTCCTACGTTCAACTGAGCGAGGACTTCACCATCGGCGAAGCGCCCGCCATCCGGATGACACTCTACAAAGACGCCACTCCGCCTCAGAAGACCTACGACGCGAAGAAGTACGTCGATTTGGGAGCCCTGGTCAGCCGCAAAGGTGCCCAGCGCTACGCCATCCCTGCCAATCTCAAAGTGAAAGACTACGGCTCGATCGCCATCTGGTGCAAAAAGTTCGACGTCACCCTGGCCTACGCCAAGATCGACCGCTAA
- a CDS encoding NAD(P)/FAD-dependent oxidoreductase produces the protein MPTMMPSDRTVILGGGFTGLFTALRLNRRRYPHPVVLVDRSERFSFKPLLYELLSGEMDAYQVWPRFEELLRGSRITFIQDSVRIIDLEGRWVELESGLSYAYSNLVLALGGAVGSTGPDNRHAYFLRTGEEVLKLRQHLRFCLQQATQLGGLDERKRLLTVAVVGGGPAGIELAATLADWLPASFNRLGGDGREVRVALLQRGMQLLPQDMSLYLRKTAVDALARRAVPVEVVLGASVKKVEPDGVYYEREGTAEMIPAAAVVWTGGGGGGVAMPFKLQGLPPEGYNKNGRLLVTPTLQLPNFPEVFAGGDLALDPDHPQPTTAQAAYQEGEAIAYSLEALARGRQTAVAPVRLLGTMMKLGLGEGAVEIFDRYEVAGRLGLLIRQLRYLGLLPTPIYSFKATAYWLTDLLWPRSGMAA, from the coding sequence ATGCCGACCATGATGCCCAGCGACCGCACCGTGATTCTGGGCGGGGGGTTCACCGGCCTGTTTACCGCCCTGCGCCTCAACCGTCGGCGCTATCCCCACCCGGTCGTGCTCGTCGACCGCTCGGAGCGCTTTTCGTTCAAGCCCTTACTGTATGAGTTGCTGAGCGGCGAGATGGACGCCTACCAGGTCTGGCCGCGCTTCGAAGAGTTGCTGCGCGGCAGCCGCATCACCTTCATCCAGGATTCGGTCCGGATCATTGACCTGGAGGGGCGCTGGGTCGAGTTGGAATCAGGACTTTCTTACGCTTACAGCAACCTGGTGCTGGCTCTGGGCGGCGCTGTCGGCAGTACCGGACCCGACAACCGGCACGCTTATTTTTTGCGCACAGGCGAAGAGGTGCTCAAATTGCGGCAGCACCTGCGCTTCTGCCTGCAGCAGGCCACCCAGCTTGGCGGGCTGGACGAGCGAAAACGGCTGCTGACGGTAGCGGTGGTGGGCGGCGGACCCGCAGGTATCGAACTGGCGGCGACGCTCGCCGACTGGTTGCCCGCGAGCTTCAACCGGTTGGGGGGTGACGGCCGGGAGGTGCGCGTAGCCCTATTGCAAAGGGGGATGCAGTTGTTGCCCCAGGACATGAGCCTCTACCTGCGCAAAACTGCCGTGGACGCGCTCGCCCGGCGCGCTGTGCCGGTGGAGGTGGTCCTGGGGGCGTCGGTCAAAAAGGTCGAGCCGGACGGGGTGTACTACGAACGCGAAGGCACCGCCGAAATGATCCCGGCTGCGGCCGTCGTCTGGACGGGCGGGGGCGGCGGTGGGGTGGCGATGCCGTTCAAGCTGCAGGGGTTGCCTCCAGAGGGGTACAACAAAAACGGACGTCTGCTGGTCACCCCGACTTTGCAGTTGCCGAATTTTCCGGAAGTCTTTGCCGGGGGGGATCTGGCCCTCGATCCGGACCACCCGCAACCTACCACGGCCCAGGCCGCCTACCAGGAGGGCGAGGCGATTGCCTACAGCCTCGAAGCCCTTGCGCGCGGGCGGCAGACCGCGGTAGCCCCTGTGCGTCTATTGGGAACGATGATGAAACTCGGCTTGGGCGAAGGGGCAGTCGAAATTTTTGACCGCTACGAGGTGGCGGGCCGCCTCGGTCTGCTCATCCGCCAGTTGCGCTATCTGGGGCTGTTGCCCACGCCGATTTACAGCTTCAAGGCCACCGCCTACTGGTTGACCGATTTACTGTGGCCGCGCTCGGGCATGGCCGCCTGA